One window of Mediterraneibacter gnavus ATCC 29149 genomic DNA carries:
- the coaE gene encoding dephospho-CoA kinase (Dephospho-CoA kinase (CoaE) performs the final step in coenzyme A biosynthesis.), translating into MKVIGITGGVGSGKSAVLKLLEEEYHAVVVQLDEVAKALQRKGTPCWKAIVEAFGREILDENEELDRKKLAQIVFQSSEKLEQLNGIVHPAVKQQVLLDIEEKRKEKTELYVLEAALLLEAGYAKICEETWFIYTEESVRRERLKASRGYSDERITDMIRSQSPEAYFRKNCTRVIDNSREIEETRRQIGEIL; encoded by the coding sequence ATGAAGGTAATTGGAATTACAGGTGGAGTGGGTTCCGGGAAAAGTGCAGTTTTAAAGCTGCTGGAGGAAGAATATCATGCAGTTGTAGTACAGCTTGATGAAGTTGCAAAAGCGCTGCAGAGAAAGGGCACTCCCTGCTGGAAAGCGATCGTAGAAGCATTTGGAAGAGAGATTTTAGATGAAAACGAAGAGCTAGACCGAAAAAAACTGGCCCAAATTGTGTTTCAGAGCAGTGAAAAGCTGGAACAGCTCAATGGGATCGTCCATCCTGCGGTAAAACAGCAGGTGCTTCTGGATATCGAAGAAAAAAGAAAAGAGAAGACAGAGCTGTACGTACTGGAGGCTGCTCTTCTTCTGGAAGCAGGATATGCCAAAATCTGCGAAGAAACATGGTTTATCTATACAGAGGAATCGGTAAGAAGAGAGCGGCTGAAAGCATCCCGGGGATATAGTGATGAAAGAATTACAGATATGATACGCAGCCAGAGTCCGGAAGCGTATTTTCGGAAAAACTGTACCCGGGTGATCGACAACAGCAGAGAGATCGAAGAAACAAGACGACAAATAGGAGAGATACTATGA
- a CDS encoding MBL fold metallo-hydrolase codes for MRLCSIASGSSGNCIYVGSDNTHLLIDTGISKKRIDAGLKELEIKGEELDGILITHEHSDHIQGLGVFSRKYEIPIYATPGTIAGIQAYSRLGAMPEGLYHVIHSDESFMLGDIRVNPFAISHDANEPTGYRLECRDKSVAVATDLGIYDAYTVSHLQNLDAVLLEANHDLHMLEVGPYPYPLKRRVMGDKGHLSNELSGRLLCDILHDNLKHIVLGHLSKENNYESLAYETVKLEVTLGDNAYKGEDLNMAVAKRDSISEIITV; via the coding sequence ATGAGATTATGCAGCATTGCCAGTGGCAGCAGTGGAAACTGCATCTATGTAGGCAGTGACAATACACATTTACTGATCGATACCGGAATCAGTAAAAAAAGAATTGATGCCGGTTTAAAGGAGCTGGAGATTAAAGGGGAGGAGCTGGACGGGATTCTGATCACCCATGAGCACTCAGATCACATTCAGGGACTTGGAGTGTTCAGCAGAAAATATGAGATCCCGATCTATGCAACTCCGGGAACGATTGCGGGGATTCAGGCGTATTCCAGACTGGGAGCCATGCCGGAAGGATTGTATCATGTGATACACAGTGATGAATCCTTTATGCTGGGGGATATCAGGGTAAATCCGTTTGCAATTTCCCATGATGCCAACGAACCGACCGGATACCGTCTGGAGTGCAGAGACAAATCTGTGGCAGTGGCGACAGATCTGGGAATCTATGATGCATATACGGTGTCCCATCTCCAGAATCTGGATGCAGTTCTTCTGGAGGCAAACCATGATCTGCATATGTTGGAAGTGGGACCATATCCATATCCGCTGAAGCGAAGAGTAATGGGAGACAAAGGACATTTGTCGAATGAATTGTCAGGACGTCTCCTTTGTGATATACTACATGATAATTTGAAACATATTGTTCTGGGGCATTTGAGCAAAGAAAATAATTATGAAAGTCTGGCATATGAGACTGTCAAACTGGAAGTGACATTAGGGGATAATGCATATAAAGGGGAAGACTTGAATATGGCAGTGGCAAAAAGGGACAGTATTTCAGAGATTATCACCGTTTAA
- a CDS encoding ACT domain-containing protein produces MKKCIVTVVGKDTVGIIAKVCTYLAESKINILDISQTIVQGYFNMMMVVDISEIEKDFKVICDEMEQMGEEIGVKIQCQKEEIFEKMHRL; encoded by the coding sequence ATGAAAAAATGTATCGTAACCGTAGTAGGAAAAGACACTGTGGGAATTATCGCGAAAGTGTGTACATACCTTGCAGAAAGTAAGATCAATATTTTAGATATTTCCCAGACGATCGTACAGGGATATTTCAATATGATGATGGTTGTAGATATTTCAGAAATCGAAAAAGATTTTAAAGTGATCTGTGATGAGATGGAGCAGATGGGCGAAGAGATCGGGGTAAAGATCCAGTGCCAGAAAGAAGAGATTTTTGAAAAGATGCACAGATTATAA
- a CDS encoding PFL family protein encodes MINMYEVSETNKMIEQENLDVRTITLGISLMDCIDSDLNELNRKIYEKITVTAKDLVSTGKHIEREFGIPIVNKRISITPIALIGGAACKCPEDFVTIAETLDKAAKEVGVNFIGGYSALVSKGMTKSDENLIRSIPQALARTERVCSSVNVGSTRTGINMDAVRLCGEMVKETAEATKERDSFGCAKLVIFCNAPDDNPFMAGAFLGVTEADAVINVGVSGPGVVKKALEKVRGKGFEELCETIKKTAFKVTRVGQLVAGEASRRLGIPFGIIDLSLAPTPAIGDSVAEILEEIGLERVGAPGTTAALALLNDQVKKGGVMASSYVGGLSGAFIPVSEDQGMIDAVNAGSLTLEKLEAMTCVCSVGLDMIAVPGKTSAATISGIIADEMAIGMVNQKTTAVRLIPVIGKDVGEIVEFGGLLGYAPIMPVNEFGCEAFVNRAGRIPAPIHSFKN; translated from the coding sequence ATGATTAATATGTATGAAGTTTCCGAAACCAATAAGATGATCGAGCAGGAAAATCTGGATGTTCGTACCATCACACTGGGAATCAGCCTGATGGACTGTATTGATTCGGATTTGAATGAATTGAACAGAAAGATTTATGAAAAAATCACAGTAACTGCAAAAGACCTTGTGTCAACAGGAAAACATATTGAAAGAGAATTTGGAATTCCGATCGTAAACAAACGAATTTCTATTACACCGATCGCTCTGATCGGCGGTGCTGCATGTAAGTGTCCGGAAGATTTTGTGACCATCGCAGAAACACTGGATAAAGCGGCTAAGGAAGTTGGAGTTAATTTTATCGGAGGATACTCTGCGCTGGTTTCCAAGGGAATGACAAAAAGTGATGAGAATCTGATCCGTTCGATCCCGCAGGCACTGGCAAGAACGGAGAGAGTGTGCAGTTCTGTCAATGTAGGTTCCACCAGAACCGGAATCAACATGGATGCAGTACGTCTTTGTGGAGAAATGGTAAAAGAAACAGCAGAAGCGACAAAAGAGCGTGATTCTTTCGGATGTGCAAAACTTGTTATCTTTTGTAATGCGCCGGATGACAATCCGTTTATGGCGGGTGCATTCCTTGGAGTGACAGAAGCGGATGCGGTGATCAATGTCGGCGTCAGCGGTCCCGGAGTTGTGAAAAAAGCATTGGAAAAGGTGCGCGGCAAAGGATTTGAAGAGCTTTGCGAGACAATCAAAAAGACGGCATTTAAGGTGACACGAGTAGGACAGCTGGTAGCCGGAGAGGCATCCAGACGTCTGGGAATTCCGTTTGGAATCATTGACTTGTCACTGGCACCGACTCCGGCAATCGGAGACAGCGTGGCAGAGATCTTAGAAGAGATTGGTCTGGAGCGGGTAGGTGCGCCGGGAACGACGGCGGCACTGGCACTTCTCAACGATCAGGTGAAAAAAGGCGGTGTGATGGCATCCTCTTATGTAGGAGGACTCAGTGGTGCGTTTATTCCGGTCAGTGAAGATCAGGGAATGATCGATGCAGTGAATGCAGGTTCACTGACACTGGAAAAATTAGAAGCCATGACTTGTGTCTGCTCAGTTGGTCTTGATATGATCGCGGTTCCGGGAAAGACATCTGCAGCGACAATTTCCGGAATCATTGCAGATGAGATGGCGATCGGTATGGTCAACCAGAAGACGACAGCAGTCCGTCTCATTCCGGTGATCGGAAAAGATGTGGGAGAGATTGTCGAATTCGGCGGACTTCTGGGTTATGCGCCGATCATGCCGGTGAATGAGTTCGGCTGTGAGGCATTTGTAAATCGGGCAGGAAGAATTCCGGCACCGATTCATAGTTTTAAAAACTAG
- a CDS encoding DegV family protein codes for MKKIAIVTDSNSGITQEMGKTMGIHVIPMPFFIDGELFLEDITLTQEEFYKRLGEDSDISTSQPSPGEVMECWDELLKEYDEIVHIPMSSGLSSTCHAAQSLSQEYEGKVCVVDNQRISVTQKQSVEDAIVLRDAGKSASEIKEILEAEKLQASIYITVDTLKYLKKGGRVTPAAAALGTVLNLKPVLQIQGEKLDAFSKVRGWKAAKRTMLKAIEKDLNDRFADVREDMVLGMAYTCSKEEAQEWKQEIAEKFPEYEIVEGPLSLSVACHIGPGAMAVTCMKKVR; via the coding sequence ATGAAAAAAATTGCAATCGTAACGGACAGCAACAGTGGTATTACGCAGGAAATGGGAAAAACGATGGGAATTCATGTGATTCCCATGCCGTTCTTTATTGACGGGGAGTTGTTTCTGGAAGATATTACGCTGACGCAGGAGGAATTTTATAAGCGTCTGGGAGAAGATTCTGATATTTCCACGTCTCAGCCATCTCCGGGTGAAGTCATGGAATGCTGGGACGAGCTGCTGAAAGAGTACGATGAGATCGTGCACATTCCAATGTCCAGCGGACTGAGCAGCACTTGTCATGCGGCACAGTCTCTGTCTCAGGAATACGAGGGAAAGGTTTGTGTAGTGGATAACCAGAGAATTTCTGTGACACAGAAGCAATCGGTGGAAGATGCGATCGTGCTCCGGGATGCAGGAAAATCTGCATCTGAGATCAAGGAGATACTGGAGGCTGAAAAGCTGCAGGCAAGTATCTATATTACCGTGGATACGTTAAAATATCTGAAAAAGGGCGGACGTGTTACACCGGCTGCCGCGGCGCTCGGAACGGTATTGAACCTGAAACCGGTGCTTCAGATTCAGGGAGAAAAACTGGATGCATTTTCAAAAGTAAGAGGATGGAAAGCCGCAAAGCGTACTATGCTCAAGGCGATAGAAAAAGATCTGAATGACCGCTTTGCAGACGTCCGGGAAGATATGGTGCTGGGAATGGCTTATACTTGCAGCAAAGAAGAGGCACAGGAATGGAAACAGGAGATCGCGGAGAAGTTTCCGGAATACGAAATTGTAGAAGGTCCGCTTTCTCTGAGCGTTGCCTGTCACATCGGACCAGGGGCTATGGCAGTGACCTGTATGAAAAAAGTCCGGTGA
- a CDS encoding response regulator transcription factor yields the protein MPKIDGYAVCEFIRKKSRILIIMLTAMDEEEAQIRAFELQVDDYITKPFSLKLVLMRIEAVLRRIKEKSEKQKILSAQGIELNKDSHEVYKNGAPVNLTQLEFELLLTFLNHKNQVLTRDNLIQQVWGYDFAGDEKTVNIHIMNLRRKLDTGCIHTIRGVRYKFESKN from the coding sequence ATGCCTAAAATAGACGGTTATGCGGTATGTGAATTTATTCGTAAAAAGTCCCGGATTCTGATTATCATGCTTACGGCTATGGACGAAGAAGAAGCACAAATAAGAGCTTTTGAATTGCAGGTTGATGATTATATCACAAAGCCCTTTTCGTTAAAACTTGTTTTAATGAGAATTGAAGCTGTACTTAGACGGATCAAGGAAAAATCAGAAAAACAAAAAATACTCTCTGCGCAAGGAATTGAACTCAATAAAGACAGTCATGAGGTATATAAAAACGGTGCTCCTGTCAATTTAACACAACTCGAATTTGAACTTTTACTGACCTTTTTGAACCATAAAAATCAAGTCCTCACGAGGGATAATCTGATCCAACAAGTATGGGGCTATGATTTTGCCGGCGACGAAAAAACAGTAAATATACATATTATGAATTTGCGACGAAAATTAGATACAGGATGTATTCATACAATACGAGGGGTGAGATATAAATTTGAGAGCAAAAATTAA
- a CDS encoding sensor histidine kinase — translation MRAKINDSLSAKVFLWIAGSLILCSFLIYGSILFFLPKSYVAVSSEHINTEIKELTETLSKTKFENSKDVLEKFCSDHQATIIVQCGGEEQQYGTPDEVSSEKEEMLSFAQEIQFSDRAETYMLNIIAPISSSHELISALLKLLPFLLIIIFLVSFSGAWICSRLIVKPVIEISEVSKRMEKLDMTWQCKINRTDEIGILANSLNSMSQNLSDTMLKLETANRQLKQDMEHIDELNKQRQYFFATASHELKTPITIIKGQVESMIMEIGRYKDTRTILPETLKEIENMEQLVKEILSISKLEMNTMSHTELLSLSNILKRVYKHLIPLANEKHIRIQKNISEDVMMMGNELLLEKAVHNIISNAIRHSPVGAELGLELSFDSLLVRNSGVNIPDEDLDKLFTPFYCVEKSHNKLTGGSGLGLYLVKIILEQHGLSYTIENRQDSVCFKITLNSHNLN, via the coding sequence TTGAGAGCAAAAATTAATGACAGCCTGAGTGCAAAAGTTTTCTTATGGATCGCAGGTTCTTTAATTTTATGTAGTTTTCTTATTTATGGAAGTATTCTGTTTTTCCTGCCGAAAAGTTATGTGGCTGTATCATCAGAACATATCAACACGGAAATAAAAGAACTGACAGAAACACTTTCTAAAACAAAATTTGAAAATTCAAAAGATGTATTGGAAAAATTTTGTTCAGATCATCAGGCAACTATCATCGTTCAATGTGGTGGAGAAGAACAGCAGTATGGAACGCCTGACGAAGTTTCTTCAGAGAAAGAAGAAATGTTATCCTTTGCTCAGGAGATTCAATTCTCTGACAGAGCAGAGACATATATGCTCAATATCATTGCCCCGATTTCCTCCAGTCATGAGTTAATAAGTGCGTTATTAAAATTATTGCCGTTTCTTTTGATAATTATTTTCCTGGTTTCATTTTCAGGGGCATGGATTTGCAGCCGTTTGATCGTAAAACCAGTGATAGAAATCAGTGAAGTTTCAAAACGAATGGAAAAGCTTGATATGACCTGGCAATGTAAGATAAACCGTACAGATGAAATTGGTATTCTTGCAAATAGTCTGAATTCCATGTCCCAAAATCTGTCAGATACCATGCTGAAACTGGAAACAGCAAACAGACAGTTAAAGCAGGATATGGAGCATATTGACGAACTGAATAAACAGCGTCAGTATTTTTTTGCGACAGCTTCCCATGAATTGAAAACCCCGATCACCATAATCAAAGGGCAGGTGGAAAGTATGATTATGGAAATTGGAAGATATAAGGACACGAGAACGATACTTCCGGAAACATTAAAAGAAATTGAAAATATGGAACAGCTTGTAAAGGAAATCCTGTCGATATCAAAGCTGGAAATGAATACAATGAGTCATACGGAGCTTCTTTCTCTTTCCAATATTCTGAAACGTGTATATAAACATCTTATCCCACTGGCCAATGAAAAACATATCCGTATTCAGAAGAATATTTCAGAAGATGTTATGATGATGGGAAATGAGCTGCTTTTGGAAAAAGCAGTCCATAATATCATCAGCAACGCAATACGGCACTCCCCTGTTGGTGCCGAACTGGGGTTAGAACTGTCTTTTGATTCTCTTCTTGTCAGAAACAGTGGTGTAAATATTCCGGATGAAGATTTGGATAAACTGTTTACTCCATTCTATTGTGTGGAAAAATCACATAATAAACTGACCGGCGGAAGCGGGTTGGGACTATATCTTGTAAAAATTATCTTGGAACAGCATGGTCTGTCATATACGATTGAGAACCGGCAAGACAGTGTCTGCTTCAAAATCACATTAAATTCACATAATCTAAATTAA
- a CDS encoding ABC transporter permease produces MNVGKRAFLYLTRKKGKNLLLGIVFLLISFSLLTGSVVYLGIRQVSEDLRSNIGASFNIRPYEQFDMNNGQVSSKGTPVIDEQSIRRVISIVGKDLKCYNTEHSGYVKGENLSFLAGTGHSEESNMGTVKAVRDSSLCQAFLDEEYELAEGEHIRSEDNGKILISKALAEQNNLAVGDKITLTHAKLGSDDGVYTDLMKEKSAYETVEIKGIYDIKNASDNALNPTAKKAENLIFSDSQLLINLQEQGVYEGEISFFIADPLHLDKMVSEIKGIDSIAWNNHVINTNDFKYSKIAEQLQSMQKIVVALIAVAAVLGFLVFMLILTFRIRGRMQEAGILLAVGKPKQRIIGQFLIEAMILLWIGFLVAIIIFLPLADTLNSFLFDSITQSTIHKNYLQPDFLHFVILFILENLGVLLTVLVCSGAILSLKPKEILTKMS; encoded by the coding sequence ATGAATGTAGGAAAGCGGGCATTTCTCTATCTGACCCGCAAAAAAGGAAAAAATTTATTGCTTGGAATAGTATTTCTATTGATTTCATTCTCCTTGCTGACAGGAAGTGTGGTCTATTTGGGGATCCGGCAGGTTTCTGAGGATTTGCGTTCCAATATTGGTGCTTCTTTCAATATCAGACCTTATGAACAGTTTGATATGAATAACGGACAGGTTTCCAGTAAGGGGACACCTGTCATTGATGAGCAGTCCATTCGGCGGGTTATTTCCATCGTTGGAAAAGATCTGAAATGCTACAATACAGAACACTCCGGCTATGTAAAGGGAGAAAACCTGTCATTTCTCGCAGGGACAGGACACAGTGAAGAAAGCAATATGGGAACTGTAAAAGCAGTGCGTGATTCCAGCTTGTGCCAAGCCTTTTTGGATGAGGAATACGAACTGGCAGAGGGGGAACATATCAGATCAGAGGACAACGGTAAAATTCTTATCAGTAAAGCCCTTGCCGAACAAAACAATCTTGCTGTTGGAGATAAGATAACCCTTACCCATGCAAAACTGGGTTCAGACGATGGTGTATATACAGACCTGATGAAAGAAAAAAGTGCATATGAAACAGTGGAAATCAAAGGAATCTACGATATAAAAAATGCTTCCGATAATGCGTTAAATCCGACAGCGAAAAAAGCCGAAAATCTTATTTTTTCAGATAGTCAACTGTTAATCAACTTGCAGGAGCAAGGTGTTTATGAGGGCGAGATTTCTTTTTTCATTGCCGACCCACTGCATCTTGACAAGATGGTATCAGAAATAAAAGGGATTGATTCGATTGCCTGGAACAACCATGTCATCAATACGAATGACTTCAAGTATTCTAAGATTGCAGAACAGCTTCAAAGTATGCAAAAGATCGTTGTCGCACTGATTGCGGTTGCTGCAGTATTGGGATTTCTGGTATTTATGCTGATACTGACATTCAGGATTCGTGGAAGAATGCAGGAAGCCGGCATTTTACTTGCCGTAGGAAAACCGAAACAGCGGATTATCGGGCAATTTCTGATAGAGGCAATGATTCTGCTGTGGATCGGCTTTCTAGTGGCAATCATTATCTTTCTTCCGCTTGCAGATACATTAAATTCATTCCTGTTTGATTCCATAACACAATCAACGATTCATAAGAATTACTTACAGCCAGATTTCCTGCATTTTGTCATATTGTTCATTTTAGAAAATCTGGGTGTTCTTCTGACAGTTCTTGTGTGCAGTGGAGCGATCCTGTCATTAAAACCGAAAGAGATTTTAACCAAAATGAGTTAG
- a CDS encoding ABC transporter permease yields the protein MNFLKRAIKYCVRQRLRTLLLFLTFTLLSTTVLIAVSSEEAVLQGTKQIKETVGASVRMEIDMNNQNNFGPAEDFGNGASGYTYNGDRITEKIISAISKLPNVVSHNAKIDGGYWGIPENFEPIPGMVNAPGLSIPYTAVLDSSLDIKFLNGTYKLEEGRHINPDDSCTVLISKELADKNNLSVGDKITFQEFETGKTESTFTIVGIYSGTEGTTKQAITPDGIPANSSYIDMDGLKKFYDGVNEKLEGYDNLDIYTHSPEESKELMETIKNLPEVKGKTFTFDVNTEDFDLVSTPLSSFGSMVDTAVLTITAIGMLVIVLFLVLWTRNRKKEIAVLLAVGRGKAEIVGQFLTENILIAILSMFASTALSFELANQIDSFIISRSGENISKLTVQIATSDMLKVFGIGVILICLAVIVASYTVIRLQPKDILTKME from the coding sequence ATGAATTTTTTGAAACGCGCTATAAAATACTGTGTCAGACAGAGATTACGTACGCTGTTGCTGTTTTTGACATTTACTCTGCTGTCTACAACCGTTTTGATTGCAGTTTCCAGCGAGGAAGCTGTTTTGCAAGGAACAAAGCAGATAAAGGAAACTGTAGGTGCTTCCGTTCGTATGGAAATTGACATGAACAATCAGAATAATTTTGGCCCGGCTGAGGATTTCGGAAATGGGGCTTCTGGATATACCTATAATGGCGACCGTATTACAGAAAAAATAATAAGTGCAATTTCAAAACTTCCCAATGTTGTGAGCCATAACGCTAAAATAGATGGTGGCTATTGGGGGATTCCGGAAAATTTCGAGCCGATTCCGGGCATGGTGAATGCACCAGGTTTGTCAATCCCTTATACTGCAGTATTGGATTCTTCTTTAGATATAAAATTTTTAAATGGAACATATAAACTGGAAGAAGGACGACATATTAATCCTGATGACTCTTGCACAGTTTTGATTTCAAAAGAATTGGCAGACAAAAACAATCTTTCTGTAGGAGATAAAATTACTTTTCAAGAGTTTGAAACAGGAAAAACGGAAAGTACCTTTACCATTGTAGGAATTTATAGTGGTACAGAGGGTACGACAAAACAAGCGATCACACCGGATGGGATTCCTGCAAACAGTAGTTATATTGATATGGATGGTCTGAAAAAGTTTTATGACGGAGTAAATGAAAAATTGGAGGGATATGACAATCTTGATATTTATACGCACTCTCCAGAGGAATCCAAAGAGCTTATGGAAACCATCAAAAACCTTCCAGAAGTAAAAGGCAAAACATTTACTTTCGATGTCAACACAGAAGATTTTGACTTAGTATCCACCCCATTGTCTTCTTTTGGAAGTATGGTTGATACGGCTGTATTAACAATTACTGCAATTGGCATGCTTGTTATTGTATTGTTCCTTGTTTTATGGACGAGAAACCGTAAGAAAGAAATTGCTGTTTTACTTGCAGTTGGTCGAGGCAAGGCAGAAATTGTCGGACAGTTCCTGACAGAAAATATATTGATTGCAATACTATCCATGTTTGCGTCAACGGCATTATCTTTTGAGCTTGCAAATCAAATCGATTCATTCATTATCAGCAGATCGGGAGAAAATATATCCAAATTGACCGTTCAGATTGCCACATCAGATATGCTTAAAGTATTTGGCATTGGTGTTATTTTGATTTGTCTTGCGGTTATTGTTGCTTCCTATACGGTCATTCGTTTACAACCGAAAGATATTTTAACTAAAATGGAATAG
- a CDS encoding helix-turn-helix domain-containing protein: MPKPKTSTGEKNLISQRLIELRRQHNMSQRLLAYQLQLNGYDMDKNVITRIETNKRYVTDVELKALTEIFHVSYEYLIEGKEEKS; encoded by the coding sequence ATGCCAAAACCGAAAACATCCACCGGGGAGAAAAATCTGATCAGCCAAAGGCTCATTGAACTCCGCCGCCAGCATAATATGTCACAGCGCCTCTTAGCCTACCAGCTTCAGCTGAATGGGTATGATATGGATAAAAATGTGATTACTAGAATTGAGACCAATAAGCGTTATGTCACAGATGTAGAATTAAAAGCGCTTACTGAGATCTTTCATGTTTCCTATGAGTATCTCATCGAGGGAAAAGAAGAAAAGTCATAG
- a CDS encoding helix-turn-helix domain-containing protein, which translates to MQKIRPDMDIGKNIQTIRYANKLTQDQVIAKLNLMGISMSKSTYAKLETNRMNIKVSELVALAKIFHTDINAFFSGLL; encoded by the coding sequence ATGCAGAAAATCAGACCAGATATGGATATCGGTAAAAATATCCAGACAATTCGTTATGCGAATAAACTTACCCAGGATCAGGTCATTGCAAAATTAAACCTGATGGGGATTTCTATGTCCAAAAGCACTTATGCCAAGCTGGAAACCAACCGTATGAACATCAAGGTATCGGAACTTGTTGCCCTTGCTAAAATCTTCCACACCGATATCAACGCATTCTTTTCCGGGCTTCTCTAA
- a CDS encoding DUF5720 family protein, with protein sequence MSISIHELLAVARESEGVKAVQGDDMLCEKRFAPDTRYMVEFLLLEQKEQFGEKGEYHRYFLTKEAYQELINLQNQGVLRFQRQALVLEGTLHYLPAQAFFRDRE encoded by the coding sequence GTGAGCATCAGTATTCATGAATTACTGGCAGTAGCAAGGGAATCGGAGGGTGTGAAGGCAGTTCAGGGTGATGATATGCTGTGTGAGAAACGGTTTGCACCAGACACCCGGTATATGGTGGAGTTTTTGCTGCTGGAGCAAAAGGAGCAGTTTGGAGAAAAGGGAGAGTATCATCGTTATTTTTTGACCAAGGAAGCATACCAAGAACTGATTAACCTGCAGAACCAGGGAGTCCTGCGCTTTCAAAGGCAGGCGCTTGTTTTAGAGGGAACACTGCATTATCTTCCAGCCCAGGCATTTTTCCGGGACCGGGAGTAG
- a CDS encoding ParM/StbA family protein: MIIGIDHGYYAIKTKQVCFPTGLMRYTYEPYTMQNVLQYGGAYYVCGTGRQTLVKDKTANDNYYLLTLAALAQEIRKRKGGRTAKVVLAAGLPLTGFGREKQRFKEYLFRKEQPVRFFYEGERYEIQIEDVKLFPQGYSALALYPEYLKDEPSVLLVDIGGWTVDLMRLDNAVPNAATCRSLELGVIRCMDEILEQVRRNTGLSITETQVERILQGKSCSMPAEVVSLIEKQGRLYIEKILSAITEAGFDLRAVPSIFMGGGAAIFQHRVSTQDRLCRPIYLTDVHANAAGYERIVGQMRTL, encoded by the coding sequence ATGATTATTGGAATCGACCACGGATATTATGCTATTAAAACAAAACAGGTGTGTTTCCCAACAGGGCTGATGCGGTACACCTATGAACCTTATACCATGCAGAATGTTCTTCAATACGGAGGTGCTTATTATGTGTGTGGAACGGGGCGGCAGACTTTAGTAAAGGATAAGACTGCCAATGACAATTATTATCTTTTGACGCTGGCTGCACTGGCACAGGAGATCCGAAAACGAAAAGGAGGGAGAACAGCCAAGGTTGTTCTTGCAGCCGGACTTCCCCTTACCGGATTTGGAAGGGAAAAACAGAGATTTAAGGAATATCTGTTTCGGAAGGAACAGCCTGTCCGATTTTTCTACGAAGGGGAACGCTATGAAATCCAGATTGAGGATGTGAAACTGTTCCCCCAGGGATACTCGGCTCTGGCTCTTTACCCGGAATATTTAAAGGATGAACCCTCTGTTCTTCTTGTGGATATCGGAGGCTGGACGGTGGATTTGATGCGCCTTGATAACGCTGTTCCCAATGCAGCTACCTGCAGGAGTCTGGAACTGGGGGTCATTCGCTGCATGGATGAGATTCTGGAACAAGTGCGCAGAAACACCGGGCTGTCCATAACAGAGACACAGGTTGAGCGCATCTTACAGGGGAAGTCCTGCAGCATGCCTGCGGAAGTGGTGTCTTTGATCGAGAAACAGGGCAGGCTTTACATTGAAAAGATATTGTCTGCGATCACCGAGGCAGGCTTTGATCTGCGGGCAGTTCCTTCCATTTTCATGGGAGGCGGGGCTGCTATTTTTCAGCACCGTGTAAGTACCCAGGACCGCCTGTGTCGCCCGATTTACCTCACCGACGTCCATGCCAACGCTGCCGGATATGAACGGATTGTGGGGCAGATGAGAACGCTGTGA